ACGACATGATTGGATAAGAGTCTTATTTCAAAACCATCAGAATCAACGGTTCGGGCCTGAAGTCGTGATTATTTTGACTTTGTTTACTCCGTACACCCTTTTATATAAGCAAAAAGGTGAGATGATTTACACATAATTATGTACCTTTAATGTTATGATTTTAGTTATCATCTTGGCATCTTCCTAAATATCGAGATATAGACacaatttttgttatcattaactagaagaaaacaatttgcATTGCTATTTAAAACTTGTTTTCCTTGACCCCCCTTGATTGTTTATCAACATTTCTTTTAACTGATTGCTTCTATGGTGGTGATTCAATCAGGGGCTTTAGGAAGAACGTCTATAATGGACATCAAAGTTATGGTTCCGTTCCAGACTGACACTTTGTGCtcaagaataaatgaatatctGTATTTCCGGTGAAGGAAATTTTACATTCTACAGCACCTATCACATCAACATTTTACGATCAATTCTCCATATATTACCATTTACGCAGGGGCGGcgattctgggggggggggcacaatgtCCCCACTTTTTGAAGTACtgaaaagtgtcatttttacaCTAGAAAAATGCGCCCTCGCGAACGTCTATTGTGCCCTTTCCCCCGGGCCTTTCCCCTGAGTAGGATTCGTTTTAGGTATTACCAAGTATCCTTTCTCGTACAAggtgccattaaaaaaaatatgcccccTCTCGAATGTGTTACGTGCCCCTTTCACCAGAGGAAAAAAAACGTTTTATGTGTTACCAAGTGCCCTTTCTGGTATAAGTTCCCCTTTTCGgatcagtgcccctttttacccaagaaaagtgcccctcacgaacgtgttctgtacCCCACTTTCTCTTGAGAAGGAACCGTTTTATGTGTGAGCAAGTGCCCCCTTGCCTTCCtgtaagtgccctttctcgaatcagtgcccctttttacccaagaaaagcgCCCTCACGGACGTGTTCTGTGTCCCTTTCAtacctgagaaggacccgtttcATGCCGTTAGCAAGTCCCACTTTGATTTTTCCCGTATCAATGCCCGTGTTTAtccaagaaaagtgcccctcacgaacgtgttctgtgccccttcaCATGAGAAGGACCCGTTAGGACACGAAtgcctttgaaaaaagaaaacaatatattttaattttgtcataTATGTTACtacttatgaagaaaaaaaaccttgtaaGAATAATCCTACGTGCCCTAGGTTTCATGAGTCATTTGAGTGGGGTAGATAAGTGTCGTAtagatgatggggggggggggtgtacttGGTGGCTCTTCCATGTTTttacaaccaagaaaaaaaaatggaaaggtaaaaaatgaaggagtaaagggtaaaatgtattatagTCTGAATAGCACATACATCACAAAACTGGATTTACGTTATAAAAATATCACCATTTTTGTTCGCTCGCTCGTAGATTTTACATGATACGCCATATCAACCCCCCTCAATTTGTTTTGGCTCATTGCGCCactgttttttctttattttgagatAGTGCCCTTTTCGAAAACAATGTGCCGCCACACTTTCTACTTCGCTCCGCCGTCCCTGCACTTACAAAGAATAATTTTGGCAGACTTATGTAAAAAGACATAACAATTTTGGTTATACAATCTGTAACAATGGGAACTGTAATGACACATTGGCCATATGAGCTTTTTCATGTCACCACAACTCTCAGGGAACTTTAACTAATAATGACCGTCTTTCCATTATTTCCTTCTCAGTAAAACAATGGATTGTCCTTCAAGAAGTCTAATAATAGGATGCATCTTCTTTAGCTTCGTGGCGTCTGTCTCTCCATGTCCCCCTAGATGTAGATGTGATCCCAACCAGAAGGTCTCCTGTACCGGAAGTAATCTCACAACCATACCCAGTGGCCTCCCAAATACAACACTGGTACTTCATCTTGATCGGAATGGCATCGAAATCATTAGACAGAATGCCTTCTCAAACCTACAATACACTGAAGAACTCTCGATAGCACAGAACAGACTTCACGAAATTGAGAGTGGTGCTTTTACGGGTTTGTCAAACCTTGATAAGCTCTTTTTGAACGATAATCTAATAACAGGGTTTCCTTCAGGAATCTTTGCGCCATTGATCAAGTTGACGGAGCTTAATCTTGGTGGCAATCGCTTTCCTGTAATTCCTGGAAACCTATTTGGATCGATGCCTTTGTTAGGACGCTTGTTTCTTGAGAACAGTGAGGTCGATCTTATCATCGAGTCTCAAGCCTTTGGTGGACTTGTAAACCTCGCGGAACTGTCACTCCGGTCTAGTCGGATCAAGAGCCTTTCCCCTGGAACATTTCAAGGGCTAAATAATCTGCTCATTTTAGATCTTAGTATGAATACATTTGGTACTCCTACAAGAGATGGCGCCAAAACTATTTCTTCGCTAAAAGGAAAACAGCACCCCAACGCAGGCCTAAATGCGCTTGGAGAGGGGATTTTCGCGGATCTTAAAAGTCTCATCGACTTAAATATGAGTTCGTGTACTTTGACAACCATCAATAAAGAACTGTTCAGAGGTTTAACTTCACTTCAGCATCTTTACCTTTCTGGGAATAAATTGGATGGTATTGTTGAGAACACCTTTTGCGAATCGCCGAAGCTAGTGCTACTCGAACTAGATGGAAACCCTCTTGAGAACATTGAAGTCGGTTCGTTTAATTGTCTGAACCAACTCGGATATTTGAATCTGAACCATACGAGTATTGGACGAACTAAAGGAGCTTTGTTCAAAGAACTTCACCAACTGGTGGTGGTCTCCCTAAGCCATAGCGGTCTTGAAAAAATTGCTGATGATTCCTTTCAGAACAAATCTAGATTGACTCGGATAGATCTAAGTGACAATGACATTGAGTGGTTGAATGCAAGCATGTTCTATGGAACGCCTCAGATCGGGACACTTCGCTTACAGAATaatcaaataacaaaattgCCAGAGAACCTCTTTGCTGATGTTGCCGGACCTCTGAACTTGTCGCTAAAAGGAAACCCCTTGGTTTGCGATTGTCAACTGGATTGGATTTCAGGATGGTTGTTGGAGAATGGAGGAAATCTTGACAAGTGTCTCTGTGATCAACCCTCTGCTCTCCACGGTCTTCATCTTGACAGTATCCCCTACGACAGATTCCACTGTAAACCATACATAATCATAGACATTCCGCAGATTTACAACGCAACACCAGGAGACAAGCGGTTCGAACTAGTCTGTCCTGTTGGTGGTAAACCGCCCCCTACGATCACATGGACGATCCCAAGTGGCGAAAAGATATCCAAGAACACCGTCCATGAGTACGAAAATGGCTTATATCGCGTTCGTGGAAACGACACCCTCGTCATCAGGGAAATAACATCAGCAGTCGAGGGGTGGTTTACATGCGAGGCAACGAACATTCTTGGACATATATCTGTCGATCTTGAGGTAAAGGTCGTCCACGTACCCAGTAATTGGATGGTAGCTTTCCTTGCGGTGATGATCGTGTTGTTTATTGGATGTGCTTTGTGTCTTGTTGTTACATTCCTGAAACCATGTCGACGTCGAAGGCGCAGAAGGGAACTCATAAGGACACCAGCTCGAAGGGTTGACCCTCGGTACGGTCCACTCAGTCCCATAGCTGAAGGAAATGAAACCGATGAATTATGATGAATTATATCGTCAACTGTGATGAACTGAACTATGACAGACCATGACGCACTGTAAGAATTGTTGATCCGTGATCGTACATTATGTAACGTGTGCAAAATGATGTTAAAGACTGAAGGGTAACGTAAGAATGGAAAATGAGAAAGACATGAAATGCGATATACCagtaatataaacattcatGCTGGAAAATGTAGGTTGCAACATGAACGGGATATTGTTGTTACttacaaaattttgactttttgcACTTATTAATTGTGCTTACGCATAATACAACAGGCCTATGTATATTATGCATCCTTTTAGAACTAAACAAGTAGAGCGCATCTGgccattacgcgattcaataaagcagcagtgctgactttcaaaatgagtatgaaaaaaatattcacaacaAACACCATCCACATAATGTgctactacgttcattgaccctaaatgacatttgaccttaatcaagtACCTACGACCTGTGCAAGATGAACAATGATACTGGATTACCCCTTTGTcaacatttcattattcatcatATCTATACAATttcaagttatgatggcaattcaacattTACCTACAACGTCGCCAAAGCTTATTGTccttaaatgacttttgaccttggtcatgtgacctgaaactcgcacaggatgttcagtgatacttgattgctcttatgtacaagttttatgaactaaatTCCATAAATGTTGAAagtattcaacaaatacccccaatatgaccaaagttcattgacccttaatgacctttaaccttggtcatgtgacctgaaactcaggcacgatgttcagtaatacttcattaccctATGTGCAAGTTTCATGCACTAGgtctttctaagttatgacatttcagaaaCTTAACCTTGGGTTACGATTTCAATGTTAATTcacccaacatggtctaagttcattgaccctaaatgacctttgaccttggtaatgtgGCCTGAAACCGGGGCAGGATACCTTATGtctaaatttcatgaactaggttcgtatactttccaagttatgacgttatttcaaaaacttaaccttaggttaagatttgatgttgacgacgcgACCGCCGTCGGATAAGCTGCGCCTATAGTCTCGATCTGCTATGCAGGCGGaacaaaaaggagaaaaaatgcTTGGTAACAAGGAGAAACCAGTCTCTTTTAATATGTAAGTTTTCTGTTTGAACTCTAATTGAGTTACAATGAATTAAAAGTCAACTCAAATTATTAAAGCAAGTCTACTTTATTCATTTAGAAGAATGCCCGAGATGGATAATGACAAAATGCAACTATATCCAGAAATAAATACAGACGAGGATAAATTGAAGCATACATAGACATACCTATACCAGGaacagaaataaagagagaaatagagagaaggaataaagagggagagaaagagagagcgagggggagagggagaaaaGACACTGAAACTCAGAtgacaactaaaaaaaaatatttttctctttcaattatCAAAATGTGTAATACTACCGTTAATGGCTTTATTATTGATTCATCAAACTTTGCAATCTAGAAAAGTAAGTTTTCTTGCGCGGTCGTTCCCGCGCTCTCTCTTTATTTCCTACACGTTTAAGgcattttttattcctgaaaagTACGATGACATCTTCATTCTCATCTCACCTCTAACCTATGCTGTGTAAATGAGTGTGCATTGAATACATCTCGAGTGTTAACTTCTCATTTTACCGAGTTGGTTTATGTAGAAACTGGTTTTGGCCATCACCCAGTTTTCGAACtaataaaaatttgcatgttcgcttcgctcgctcatACATCAATATGCATGGTTAGCCCAACTTTAGTTATTTATGcaataattaatacttttaacTCTGAAGATAATGGAGGTGCGCCCCCACAACCCGTGTATTCAATGAAATTACTGACGTCACAATGACTTCTGCGCAGAGTGAAAACTTTTATCCAATCGGGTCGCGGTAACCAAGGGAATGATGTAGGCGCACCTGTTTGTTTATTTTGCATcgtaaagcaaacaaaattgaattgatCTTCGCATACGGACAAACTTTggcttacattatattcatgGAACCTTATTCAAAttgcctttcttctttattAGGATTAATATTCTTTCGCTTTCTCTGAAAGATGGTCAACATAATGTTTTTAaggtaaataaataacattGTACGATATCTATTTCTATTCAGAACGATCGTCTTTTTACTTTCGTCCCAAAAGTATTAGTGCAAAAAGTTGATACCGGGCTTTACCGGCCATGCCAGTTCGAGGTGTAAGGCAATAGagattcatatgaaaaaaaaaacacttgcaATATTACTTATTAATTGTATGTTAAGTTGCCCTTTGTCCTCGTATATGTGTATATGTGCGATCCTAATAAAAGAAAGCCCACAACGACCActaactttacacatgcaatacacaTAGGCGGGTCAAGGGGGGGGACAACCCGAGAGACCGGGGCCCcctctattggcggagcaaaaaaagacaaaaaaggaaagaaagaaagaaaaaaagaaaagagcggaggaaaaaagaagagagagacgagtgaataaaaaataatgaaatggggggaaaacttggaaaataaaaataatctttcatcactgtggagcgttgtggcccagtggattagtctccggactctgaaacagagggtcgtgggttcgaatcccaaccatggcgtaatttccttcagcaagaaattgatccacaatgtgctgcactcaacccaggtgaggtaaatgggtacctggcaggaatttattccttgaaatgcagcgcgcgtaacagctgcactgctaaagccagggtaattatgctgcatatactgtagagcgcttagagacttctgacaaagtaagtgttaagcgctatataagcaagtataattattattatgtataaaattttcgatcgcgcttcgcgctcgcattggcTGTTAAGTGATATACATAACTTGTTCAATACTGAGCTTAAATACCAaatttggaagtcaatatacaaaacatattcacctcggaaatcgaactttcataattttgtgtgatttacaaattgatttttataaagtgCTATGTAAAAATATCcgttttcaggtctgattgtcaaaacgtatcagctagcgctgcatgctcgcattttgattggcgaatTATGTTTGTGGCAATATTGATTacacaacaaactacttaaaatctcattttcatgacagtttatcaaaaagtTTGGCTCGTGAtttgggttacacttcgtaattccgaaggttctttattccgaaggtcgtaattccgaaacgcGTAAATTgcatatacctcgatgttcgttaatccgaaagcgaaaaaGGATTCGTTACTTTTGACATTTGTGTCGtcattccgaaaacgaaataaggttcgttgttccgaaggttcgttaatccaaaaacgatataaggttcgttgttccgaaggttcgataatccgaaaacgaaataaggttcgttaatccaaaaatgaaatacgATTCGTtgtccgaaggttcgttaatccaaaaacgatataaggttcgttgttccgaaggttcgataatccgaaaacgaaataaggttcgttgttccgaaaacgaaataaggttcgttaatccaaacatGTAATATGGTTCTtcattctgaaggttcgttaatccgaaaaatcgAAACCGAAAtcgaaaatcaataaagaactGTTCAGAGGTTTAACTTCACTTCAGCATCTTTACCTTTCTGGGAATAAATTGGATGGTATTGTTGAGAACACCTTTTGCGAATCGCCGAAGCTAGTGCTACTCGAACTAGATGGAAACCCTCTTGAGAACATTGAAGTCGGTTCGTTTAATTGTCTGAACCAACTCGGATATTTGAATCTGAACCATACGAGTATTGGACGAACTAAAGGAGCTTTGTTCAAAGAACTTCACCAACTGGTGGTGGTCTCCCTAAGCCATAGCGGTCTTGAAAAAATTGCTGATGATTCCTTTCAGAACAAATCTAGATTGACTCGGATAGATCTAAGTGACAATGACATTGAGTGGTTGAATGCAAGCATGTTCTATGGAACGCCTCAGATCGGGACACTTCGCTTACAGAATaatcaaataacaaaattgCCAGAGAACCTCTTTGCTGATGTTGCCGGACCTCTGAACTTGTCGCTAAAAGGAAACCCCTTGGTTTGCGATTGTCAACTGGATTGGATTTCAGGATGGTTGTTGGAGAATGGAGGAAATCTTGACAAGTGTCTCTGTGATCAACCCTCTGCTCTCCACGGTCTTCATCTTGACAGTATCCCCTACGACAGATTCCACTGTAAACCATACATAATCATAGACATTCCGCAGATTTACAACGCAACACCAGGAGACAAGCGGTTCGAACTAGTCTGTCCTGTTGGTGGTAAACCGCCCCCTACGATCACATGGACGATCCCAAGTGGCGAAAAGATATCCAAGAACACCGTCCATGAGTACGAAAATGGCTTATATCGCGTTCGTGGAAACGACACCCTCGTCATCAGGGAAATAACATCAGCAGTCGAGGGGTGGTTTACATGCGAGGCAACGAACATTCTTGGACATATATCTGTCGATCTTGAGGTAAAGGTCGTCCACGTACCCAGTAATTGGATGGTAGCTTTCCTTGCGGTGATGATCGTGTTGTTTATTGGATGTGCTTTGTGTCTTGTTGTTACATTCCTGAAACCATGTCGACGTCGAAGGCGCAGAAGGGAACTCATAAGGACACCAGCTCGAAGGGTTGACCCTCGGTACGGTCCACTCAGTCCCATAGCTGAAGGAAATGAAACCGATGAATTATGATGAATTATATCGTCAACTGTGATGAACTGAACTATGACAGACCATGACGCACTGTAAGAATTGTTGATCCGTGATCGTACATTATGTAACGTGTGCAAAATGATGTTAAAGACTGAAGGGTAACGTAAGAATGGAAAATGAGAAAGACATGAAATGCGATATACCagtaatataaacattcatGCTGGAAAATGTAGGTTGCAACATGAACGGGATATTGTTGTTACttacaaaattttgactttttgcACTTATTAATTGTGCTTACGCATAATACAACAGGCCTATGTATATTATGCATCCTTTTAGAACTAAACAAGTAGAGCGCATCTGgccattacgcgattcaataaagcagcagtgctgactttcaaaatgagtatgaaaaaaatattcacaacaAACACCATCCACATAATGTgctactacgttcattgaccctaaatgacatttgaccttaatcaagtACCTACGACCTGTGCAAGATGAACAATGATACTGGATTACCCCTTTGTcaacatttcattattcatcatATCTATACAATttcaagttatgatggcaattcaacattTACCTACAACGTCGCCAAAGCTTATTGTccttaaatgacttttgaccttggtcatgtgacctgaaactcgcacaggatgttcagtgatacttgattgctcttatgtacaagttttatgaactaaatTCCATAAATGTTGAAagtattcaacaaatacccccaatatgaccaaagttcattgacccttaatgacctttaaccttggtcatgtgacctgaaactcaggcacgatgttcagtaatacttcattaccctATGTGCAAGTTTCATGCACTAGgtctttctaagttatgacatttcagaaaCTTAACCTTGGGTTACGATTTCAATGTTAATTcacccaacatggtctaagttcattgaccctaaatgacctttgaccttggtaatgtgGCCTGAAACCGGGGCAGGATACCTTATGtctaaatttcatgaactaggttcgtatactttccaagttatgacgttatttcaaaaacttaaccttaggttaagatttgatgttgacgacgcgACCGCCGTCGGATAAGCTGCGCCTATAGTCTCGATCTGCTATGCAGGCGGaacaaaaaggagaaaaaatgcTTGGTAACAAGGAGAAACCAGTCTCTTTTAATATGTAAGTTTTCTGTTTGAACTCTAATTGAGTTACAATGAATTAAAAGTCAACTCAAATTATTAAAGCAAGTCTACTTTATTCATTTAGAAGAATGCCCGAGATGGATAATGACAAAATGCAACTATATCCAGAAATAAATACAGACGAGGATAAATTGAAGCATACATAGACATACCTATACCAGGaacagaaataaagagagaaatagagagaaggaataaagagggagagaaagagagagcgaGGGGAGAGGGAGAAAAGACACTGAAACTCAGAtgacaactaaaaaaaaatatttttctctttcaattatCAAAATGTGTAATACTACCGTTAATGGCTTTATTATTGATTCATCAAACTTTGCAATCTAGAAAAGTAAGTTTTCTTGCGCGGTCGTTCCCGCGCTCTCTCTTTATTTCCTACACGTTTAAGgcattttttattcctgaaaagTACGATGACATCTTCATTCTCATCTCACCTCTAACCTATGCTGTGTAAATGAGTGTGCATTGAATACATCTCGAGTGTTAACTTCTCATTTTACCGAGTTGGTTTATGTAGAAACTGGTTTTGGCCATCACCCAGTTTTCGAACtaataaaaatttgcatgttcgcttcgctcgctcatACATCAATATGCATGGTTAGCCCAACTTTAGTTATTTATGcaataattaatacttttaacTCTGAAGATAATGGAGGTGCGCCCCCACAACCCGTGTATTCAATGAAATTACTGACGTCACAATGACTTCTGCGCAGAGTGAAAACTTTTATCCAATCGGGTCGCGGTAACCAAGGGAATGATGTAGGCGCACCTGTTTGTTTATTTTGCATcgtaaagcaaacaaaattgaattgatCTTCGCATACGGACAAACTTTggcttacattatattcatgGAACCTTATTCAAAttgcctttcttctttattAGGATTAATATTCTTTCGCTTTCTCTGAAAGATGGTCAACATAATGTTTTTAaggtaaataaataacattGTACGATATCTATTTCTATTCAGAACGATCGTCTTTTTACTTTCGTCCCAAAAGTATTAGTGCAAAAAGTTGATACCGGGCTTTACCGGCCATGCCAGTTCGAGGTGTAAGGCAATAGagattcatatgaaaaaaaaaaacacttgcaATATTACTTATTAATTGTATGTTAAGTTGCCCTTTGTCCTCGTATATGTGTATATGTGCGATCCTAATAAAAGAAAGCCCACAACGACCActaactttacacatgcaatacacaTAGGCgggtcaagggggggggggacaacccGAGAGACCGGGGCCCcctctattggcggagcaaaaaaagacaaaaaaggaaagaaagaaagaaaaaaagaaaagagcggaggaaaaaagaagagagagacgagtgaataaaaaataatgaaatggggggaaaacttggaaaataaaaataatctttcatcactgtggagcgttgtggcccagtggattagtctccggactctgaaacagagggtcgtgggttcgaatcccaaccatggcgtaatttccttcagcaagaaattgatccacaatgtgctgcactcaacccaggtgaggtaaatgggtacctggcaggaatttattccttgaaacgcagcgcgcgtaacagctgcactgctaaagccagggtaattatgctgcatatactgtagagcgcttagagacttctgacaaagtaagtgttaagcgctatataagcaagtataa
This window of the Lytechinus variegatus isolate NC3 chromosome 14, Lvar_3.0, whole genome shotgun sequence genome carries:
- the LOC121428117 gene encoding carboxypeptidase N subunit 2-like produces the protein MDCPSRSLIIGCIFFSFVASVSPCPPRCRCDPNQKVSCTGSNLTTIPSGLPNTTLVLHLDRNGIEIIRQNAFSNLQYTEELSIAQNRLHEIESGAFTGLSNLDKLFLNDNLITGFPSGIFAPLIKLTELNLGGNRFPVIPGNLFGSMPLLGRLFLENSEVDLIIESQAFGGLVNLAELSLRSSRIKSLSPGTFQGLNNLLILDLSMNTFGTPTRDGAKTISSLKGKQHPNAGLNALGEGIFADLKSLIDLNMSSCTLTTINKELFRGLTSLQHLYLSGNKLDGIVENTFCESPKLVLLELDGNPLENIEVGSFNCLNQLGYLNLNHTSIGRTKGALFKELHQLVVVSLSHSGLEKIADDSFQNKSRLTRIDLSDNDIEWLNASMFYGTPQIGTLRLQNNQITKLPENLFADVAGPLNLSLKGNPLVCDCQLDWISGWLLENGGNLDKCLCDQPSALHGLHLDSIPYDRFHCKPYIIIDIPQIYNATPGDKRFELVCPVGGKPPPTITWTIPSGEKISKNTVHEYENGLYRVRGNDTLVIREITSAVEGWFTCEATNILGHISVDLEVKVVHVPSNWMVAFLAVMIVLFIGCALCLVVTFLKPCRRRRRRRELIRTPARRVDPRYGPLSPIAEGNETDEL
- the LOC121428119 gene encoding leucine-rich repeat and immunoglobulin-like domain-containing nogo receptor-interacting protein 3 — its product is INKELFRGLTSLQHLYLSGNKLDGIVENTFCESPKLVLLELDGNPLENIEVGSFNCLNQLGYLNLNHTSIGRTKGALFKELHQLVVVSLSHSGLEKIADDSFQNKSRLTRIDLSDNDIEWLNASMFYGTPQIGTLRLQNNQITKLPENLFADVAGPLNLSLKGNPLVCDCQLDWISGWLLENGGNLDKCLCDQPSALHGLHLDSIPYDRFHCKPYIIIDIPQIYNATPGDKRFELVCPVGGKPPPTITWTIPSGEKISKNTVHEYENGLYRVRGNDTLVIREITSAVEGWFTCEATNILGHISVDLEVKVVHVPSNWMVAFLAVMIVLFIGCALCLVVTFLKPCRRRRRRRELIRTPARRVDPRYGPLSPIAEGNETDEL